Part of the Natrialbaceae archaeon AArc-T1-2 genome, CGTAGCTCGTCCCCTCTCGTTCCCAGTGTTCGGAGTCGCCGTCCCAGACCGGGTTCGCCTTGGCGACGTTCTGTGCCGCACGTTTCTTGCGGTCCGCCTCCTCGTCCGTCCTCGAGCTTCCCGACGCGTTCGAACCGCTCGAGGCGCTCGATCCGCGAGTGTCACTCGAGTCGTCGTGTGGTGTACAGTCGGGACAGACCTCGAGCGTCGCGCCGGCGATCGTCGCCGTCCGCAGCGAGTCGCTCTCGGCGCCACAGAGCTCACAGGCCGTCCCGCCGCCACCCGACGACGAGCCCGTCGAGTACTTGGCCATGCCACCGTTTGGCACCAGTCACATTTGAATACACCGCTCGAGGTCGAACGGTGTGATTCCCGGGCAAGGTCAGCGACAAAGGAAAGGGCTTTTATAACCACACTGGATACGATTGAGTGCGGACAAAGAACGCGAGCGTGGGTAGCCAAGCCAGGCCAACGGCGCAGCGTTGAGGGCGCTGTCCCGTAGGGGTCCGCCGGTTCGAATCCGGTCCCACGCATCGCACCGGCGCGGCTTCGGTCGCGTCACTCGATGCAGGTGATGACGCCCCCACGAAGGGACATCACCCACGCACAACTTACTGCCGACATCACGTTCGACAGCGGCAGCGCCGTTTCGTTGAGTCGGAGTCTGGATTGTGACCGTGGCACACGACGGTTTAGAGAATCGTACCTGAAACCCGCGTTTCCGGACAGTAACGGCTTTCCCCGGCCAGTCCAACTGCCACACATGGAGTACGTCGACCGAGATCGCGTGCCGTTGTTGACGGGTATGTTGACCATCGTCTCGCTCGCACTCGTGTTCGCCGCGGCCGGCGGTGTGGTTCCACAAGACGCCGTTCCGGCCCCGCCGGAGTGGGTACTTGAGGCGATTCCCCATCTCAACGCCGTCATCAGCCTGGCTGCGATCGGGACGATCGGGCTGGGCTGGCGGGCGATCCGTCGCGGTGACGTGCGCCGCCACCAACTCGCGATGGGTGTCTCTCTCCTGCTGTTCGTGGCGTTTCTGTTCTTCTATCTCTACCGGCTGGTCGTCGTCGGCGGCGCGGCGACGTTCCCCGGCCCCGACCCCGTCTACCAGTTCGTCTACCTTCCCGTTCTCGGGATTCACATGCTGCTTGCGATCGTCTGTATCCCGCTTCTGTACTACGTCCTGTTGCTCGCCCTGTCGCGTCCGATCTCGGAACTCAGGGAGACAAGCCACGCCACTGTCGGCCGAGTCGCTGCATCGCTGTGGATCGTCTCGTTCGCACTCGGCGTGGTCGTCTACGTGATGTTGTACTGGCTGTACTGATCCGTTTCGATCCCTTCGAGAGCGGATCGGATCGTCAATCGTCGGCTCGCATTGGCTGGCTGTCGATTTCGGGGCGATCGACGTCGCGATCGGTCACCTCACCCTCGACGTCGTAGGGGTACTCGCCCGTGACACAGCCCAGACAGAGGTCGTCCCGGTCGGATGCCAGGGCCTCGGCGACGGCGTCGGTCGAGAGGTACGCGAGGCTGTCTGCCTCGATCGTCTCGCGGATCTCCTCGACGGACTTGTCGGCGGCGATCAGTTCGTCGCGGGTTGCCATGTCGATACCCATGTAACAGGGGGCGACGATCGGCGGCGCGCCGATTCGCATGTGGACCTCCTCGGCACCGCAGTCTCGAAGGAGCTCGACGAGTTGGGTCGAGGTCGTCCCACGGACGATGGAGTCGTCGATCAGCGTGACGGTCTTGCCCGCGACCGTCGATTTGATCGGGTTGAGCTTCAGCCGGACCGCCCGTTCGCGTTCGTCCTGGGTCGGCATGATGAACGTCCGTCCGACGTAGCGGTTTTTCATCATCCCTTCGGCGAACTCGACGCCGTCGTCACGTTCCGGACGGGGCTCGCCGTCGGCGGTCGTCTCGGCCGCTGCCTCGGCGTAGCCCGACGCGAACGCCCGTCCGGAGTCCGGCACGGGCATCACGACATCGGTCTCGACGCCGCTTTCGTCCCAGAGCTTGCGTCCGAGTTCCCGCCGGGCCTCGTAGACGAGCTGGCCGTCGATCACCGAGTCCGGACGGGCGAAGTAGACGTGTTCGAAGAAACAGTGGGCGGTGTGTTCGCGTTCGAACAGCTGGTAGGAGTCGAACCCGGTGCCGTCGTCGTGTAAGACGACGAGTTCGCCCGGGCGAACGTCACGGACGAGCTCACCGTCTAGCGTATCGATCGCGGCCGACTCGGAGGCGATCACGTAGCCGTCCTCGAGTTCGCCGATACACAGCGGGCGATTGCCCTGTGGGTCCCGGACCCCGAGGATGGTGTCGTCGTGAGAGATCGTAAGCGAGTACGAGCCGTGGATCCGTCCCATCGTCCGCTTGACGGCGCGGACGAGGTCCTCCTCGAGCAGGTTTCGCGCGAGGTCGTGGGCGATGACCTCGGTGTCGCCGTCGCTGGTGAAGGCGTGGCCCTTTCCAGCGAGTTTATCGCGGAGCTCGTCGGCGTTGACGAGGTTACCGTTGTGGGAAAGGCCGAGCGAGCCGCTCTTGAACGAGACCGAAAACGGCTGGGCACAGGAGGTATCCAGACTGCCAGCTGTGGGGTAGCGAACGTGACCGATACCCGCCGAGCCGGCCAGGCTCTCGAGGTCGCCCTCGTCGAAGGCGTCCCCGACCAGTCCCATCTCGACGTGGCTGTGTTGCTGAAAACCGTCGTGGGTGATGATCCCTGCCGACTCCTGGCCGCGGTGCTGGAGTGCATACAGCGCGTAGTACAACGGTCGTGCCGCGTCCCGACCGGACAACGAGACGCCGACGACGCCGCATTTTTCGGTCATCCCGGTCCGCTGGGGGCTTTCCCGCCCGTGGGTCATGTGACTTCGTGGGGGGCGGACGGATAAAAATCTCTTCGTTTGTGCGTCACTCCGGATTCGGGAGGCGGTGAAATACTCACGTTCGTGAACATCGACGCCTCGCTCCCGACAACCGTCGGTCAGCGTCTGAGAATCAGTTTCAGAACGTCCTCGTCCTCGAGGACGTGGTCGGTACCGACCTGCTGTTCGTCGTGGGCCGCGCTAGGACCGCTCACGCGGGCGAAGCGAAATCGCTGCTGGAAGTCGCCGCCGAGTTTTTCGATGGCGTCCTGGACCGTCGAACCGTCCTCGACGACGAGTGGCTCCTCCCAGTCGACGCCGCGACCGGGTTTGTCCATGTAGACTCGAATGAGCCCGAGGTTCTCCCAGATGCGGTCTTTGAGTGCCTCGAGACCCTTTTGTTTCTCTGCGCTGATGAACGTGACCTCCTCGGGGTCTAAGTCACGATCGCGAAGCTGTTCGTCGACCGTCTCCTTGTACTCGGGTTCGATCAGGTCGACCTTGTTGACGCAGGTTATCGAGGGGATGTACTCGCGATTGTCCATCAGTCCGTCGATGAGTCGATCGATGGTGACCGTCTCCTGGAGATTGAGATCGGCGTTGATGTATCCCTGGTCGCGGAGCACGTCCGTGATCGTCTCCTCGGCTAACTCCTGTTCGGTGCTCGAGGTGATCTTGATGCCGTCCTTGTGCTTGGGACGGACGGTCACTCGTGGGGGCTCCTGGTCGACGCGGATGTTGATGTCGTACAGTTCCTCTCGCAGGCGGTCGTACTGATCGATCTCGAACACCGAGAGGACGAAGACGATCAGATCGGCGTTGCGGACGACGGCAAGCACCTGCTGACCGTCGCCTCGGCCCGCGGCGGCCCCTTCGATGAGCCCGGGTACGTCGAGCATCTGGATGTTCGCTCCACGATGCTGTAACATCCCGGGGTTGACGTCGAGCGTCGTGAATTCGTAGGATCCCGTCTCGCTTTCGGCGTTGGTCATCGCGTTCAACAGTGAGGACTTGCCGACGCTCGGAAACCCGACCAGAGCGACGGTCGCGTCGCCGTGTTTTTCGACGGCGTAGCCCTCGCCGCCGCCAGAGCCCGACTGCTGTTTCTCGAGCTGTTCTTTTTTCTCCGCGAGCTTCGATTTCAGCCGGCCGATGTGTGCTTCGGTCGACTTGTTGTAGGGCGTGTTGGCGATTTCCTCTTCGATCTCCTCGATCTCCTCCTCGAGCCCCATTTACCTGTATCCAACCGTTCGTGCCGAAAAACCCTTTCCATGCGCCCCCACTACCCGGGATCCCCTCGTGGTCCGTAGTGAGTGCCGGCAACGGGCTCAAACCCCCTCGTCCCGAACGCACCCGTCAGGAGACGCGAGCCAGGATCGACGGAGAGGCTCGCGTCCGACAGGCCCCACATGAACTCGATCGAAATTCCCTCGCCGGCGGCGATGGTCCGGAGCGAGACCGGAACGCTTCCCGGCGGTCACCCGTACGTGACCACCGGCAACGGACCGCGTGCACTCGCCGTTCTGCCGGGGTTCGGTGATGCGATGTTCCCCGGAACGTACCCTCCGTTTTCGGGCTGGGCGATCGCGCCGTACTTCGGGCGGTACCTCGGGACGCACACGGTCTGCCTCTTGAGCCGGCCGCGTTCGCTCCCGTCAGGGTACGACGTCGACGACGCCGTCTCGACTCACGCGCTCGCTCTCGAGGCAATCAGTGACTCCCATACCGCAATCGACGTGATCGGTATCTCGATGGGTGGACTGATCGGCCAGGCCCTCACACACCGAGAGCCGGAGCTGATAGACCGCCTCGTCGTCGCGAACAGCGCCTGCGATCGGCTCGCCGACGTCGACCATCCGACGCTCGTTTTCGGGGGCGAGCGGGATCCGTTTTTCCCGCCGGCGCTCGCGAGGGAGACGGCGGCCGCGCTGTCGAACGGCGAACTCGAGCTGGTTCCGGGGGCGAAACACGGCGCGTTTCACGAGCGAAAGCTCGCTTTCGACGCGAGGGTACAGTCGTTTCTCGAACGTGATACTGCCGGACGTACGTCGTGAACGAGTCTCGCCGCCCCGGGGTGGCGAGAGCCGTCACACAGTTACGTCCGATAGGATAACCGTCGTTCGGCGGTCTCGCTGTCACTGCACCTTTCGGTACTGATCGATCAGTACGTCGAGCCCGAACGCGGCGGTCGTGATCGTGTAGTGCGTTTCGAGTCGGGGGTTGAATTTCGCCTTGTAGCGATTGATGCTCGGAACGCCGGCTCCGACGAGATCGTAGCGCTCGAGTCCGGCTTCGAGCCCGTCGCGCATAACCGTCCAGTCGAGCAGGTCGTTGACCGGGAGGGAAACGTCGGTGTCGGGCTTGACTCCTCCCTGCCACCGGTAGCGGGTCGTGTCCGATTC contains:
- the purF gene encoding amidophosphoribosyltransferase, which gives rise to MTEKCGVVGVSLSGRDAARPLYYALYALQHRGQESAGIITHDGFQQHSHVEMGLVGDAFDEGDLESLAGSAGIGHVRYPTAGSLDTSCAQPFSVSFKSGSLGLSHNGNLVNADELRDKLAGKGHAFTSDGDTEVIAHDLARNLLEEDLVRAVKRTMGRIHGSYSLTISHDDTILGVRDPQGNRPLCIGELEDGYVIASESAAIDTLDGELVRDVRPGELVVLHDDGTGFDSYQLFEREHTAHCFFEHVYFARPDSVIDGQLVYEARRELGRKLWDESGVETDVVMPVPDSGRAFASGYAEAAAETTADGEPRPERDDGVEFAEGMMKNRYVGRTFIMPTQDERERAVRLKLNPIKSTVAGKTVTLIDDSIVRGTTSTQLVELLRDCGAEEVHMRIGAPPIVAPCYMGIDMATRDELIAADKSVEEIRETIEADSLAYLSTDAVAEALASDRDDLCLGCVTGEYPYDVEGEVTDRDVDRPEIDSQPMRADD
- a CDS encoding alpha/beta fold hydrolase; this encodes MNSIEIPSPAAMVRSETGTLPGGHPYVTTGNGPRALAVLPGFGDAMFPGTYPPFSGWAIAPYFGRYLGTHTVCLLSRPRSLPSGYDVDDAVSTHALALEAISDSHTAIDVIGISMGGLIGQALTHREPELIDRLVVANSACDRLADVDHPTLVFGGERDPFFPPALARETAAALSNGELELVPGAKHGAFHERKLAFDARVQSFLERDTAGRTS
- a CDS encoding OBG GTPase family GTP-binding protein, with the translated sequence MGLEEEIEEIEEEIANTPYNKSTEAHIGRLKSKLAEKKEQLEKQQSGSGGGEGYAVEKHGDATVALVGFPSVGKSSLLNAMTNAESETGSYEFTTLDVNPGMLQHRGANIQMLDVPGLIEGAAAGRGDGQQVLAVVRNADLIVFVLSVFEIDQYDRLREELYDINIRVDQEPPRVTVRPKHKDGIKITSSTEQELAEETITDVLRDQGYINADLNLQETVTIDRLIDGLMDNREYIPSITCVNKVDLIEPEYKETVDEQLRDRDLDPEEVTFISAEKQKGLEALKDRIWENLGLIRVYMDKPGRGVDWEEPLVVEDGSTVQDAIEKLGGDFQQRFRFARVSGPSAAHDEQQVGTDHVLEDEDVLKLILRR
- a CDS encoding DUF420 domain-containing protein, which translates into the protein MEYVDRDRVPLLTGMLTIVSLALVFAAAGGVVPQDAVPAPPEWVLEAIPHLNAVISLAAIGTIGLGWRAIRRGDVRRHQLAMGVSLLLFVAFLFFYLYRLVVVGGAATFPGPDPVYQFVYLPVLGIHMLLAIVCIPLLYYVLLLALSRPISELRETSHATVGRVAASLWIVSFALGVVVYVMLYWLY
- a CDS encoding helix-turn-helix domain-containing protein, which translates into the protein MAKYSTGSSSGGGGTACELCGAESDSLRTATIAGATLEVCPDCTPHDDSSDTRGSSASSGSNASGSSRTDEEADRKKRAAQNVAKANPVWDGDSEHWEREGTSYDDDPLPYLVADYGDRLVEARQEAGLQRGELAEELDVREADLLAIEQGRATQAGVGGGLIDALEDYLDVELAE